The window tactTGGATGCTTATGGTAATGTATATGGAGGAATTATTACAATTCTGGTTCTGTTTCAGGCGGAAAGGGAGGGTTATATAGCCATCGTGATGCCAAGACCATCAGATTGGCTTAAAGCGAAAGACCAGCTATTGAGTAGTGAAGAGTACAAGAAGGTGCGAGAACTGCTTTGAGACAAccttcaattatttattattgtcttCTTCTTCGACTACTActatttttgtttatgaataaTTTGTGGCTAATGAGTTGTTGATTTTGTTCTAAACATATTACTATTTGGACCAAGTTCTTGTAGACATGAATTTTTGCTGAGTAATGAGTAATTACACACATGTTTACTAAATATATTCACGACCTTAGAATCAAAAGAGAGCGGGTTTTATTTGAAATGTGTTCAACTATCAAAAGAATCTAGGTAGATACGTTTGAATTAGCTCATCAACTAAAATCTTGTACCCTTTTTCGGTAGGATGAAAACTATCCCAGAATAAATACGACGAGTGATTTGAGCATGTGGAGCTATATTTGTTGCACAATATAATCATTTCTATAGTGCCCGTGCCACAACATCCTCTATCCACCACTTCAAGCCCTGGAAAATTAAAGACAGTTATATCAAACAATAAAGGAAGAATCATTAGAAGATTGATTAACTGGGAGCAGTACTCACCATATTTTGTAGGGTTCATAATTATATCAAACAATTGTGTGTAAACATCTATATAGACCACTCTAGCCTTCTGGTCGAGGCTGAATCTAGTCCCAATCGAACTAATCATGTTCGAGAGCTTGGTATTGTATAAGAGTGCTGCCTGGTTGTATGGCTCTGCACACACCCTTAATAGCCCACCCCCACCTAGAGTCCTTTGAGATGGAAGGCACCCTATTGGTGGCACGTTGAAAACCGCAATCTTGCGAGCGCCCAATTTGTAGAgttcctaaattaaaatatataactaaattgtAAGTAGTTTGTAGGATGAAGgaaattattgaattataattaaagaaaagacCACCTTAATGAAATCGGTAGCAGATTGTAGCATGAGATCGGTATAAGAGTTGATGTCATATTGAGCCTCTCTTAAGCGAAAGGTGAAAT is drawn from Impatiens glandulifera chromosome 3, dImpGla2.1, whole genome shotgun sequence and contains these coding sequences:
- the LOC124929652 gene encoding GDSL esterase/lipase EXL3-like, translated to MTIPAVIAFGDSIVDNGNNNNLTTLVKCNFPPYGTDFIHQIPTGRFSNGKTPADLIAEKLGIKELLPAYLDPTLLDNDLPTGVTFASGSSGYDPQTSQIASVIPMMQQLELFKEYLRKIKGLVGEERSSFILSNSLFLVVAGSDDLANTYFTFRLREAQYDINSYTDLMLQSATDFIKELYKLGARKIAVFNVPPIGCLPSQRTLGGGGLLRVCAEPYNQAALLYNTKLSNMISSIGTRFSLDQKARVVYIDVYTQLFDIIMNPTKYGLEVVDRGCCGTGTIEMIILCNKYSSTCSNHSSYLFWDSFHPTEKGYKILVDELIQTYLPRFF